In the genome of Aedes aegypti strain LVP_AGWG chromosome 2, AaegL5.0 Primary Assembly, whole genome shotgun sequence, the window AAGTCTGATTCAAGATTATTTTGCTGGCCGGATGAAGCCGAGTCTTCCAGAACATCGTTGATTGACACATCTGAATCGGGTTCTTCCAAACTCATTGGACAATTTTCTTGAAGGTCAATCATCTTGCGCCTTGGCTGTAATTGGAACAGTTAGTAGTTGGTACGAGGCCCATCTGGTCAGATCTAAGCAAATAAAAATACTTACTCTTTTCACATATTTCCCTCCGAAGTTTTCTGCTGCTAAATAATACTggcggcggcggcggtaactcattgcaaaactttttttcaacagattttatGCAAAAGATGAACGAAATGTACGCAATGGTCGTGTTCTTTATGACATACAATAACAAACAGATATACAGAGACAAAAAAAGACGATAAGTGGTTTCTGTGCACGAGTACATACACGATCCACGTCACCAATACCACTCAAGAGTTTTggtgaaaaatataaacaaagatcaattGTTCCCAGTAAATTCAAACGGGAATATTTTTCACCATTTACTTAGTACTTGTGTTTGTGACATCGCTCGGCGAGGGCTCAATAATGTTCGATTTTTTGACAGCAGACTATAGTTGATCTGAGGTGGAATGGTAGTCGTGATTCCATTGCACACGGGAAAAATAACTCGCCTGTTATacggccttctttagccgagtggttagagtccgcggccacaaagcaaagtcatactgaaggtgtctgggttcggttcccggtcggttcaggatcttttcgtaatggaaatttccttgacttccctgggcatagagtatgatcgtacctgccacacgatgtacgaatgcgaaaatgacaaatttctcaaacaaagctctcagttaataactgtggaagtgctcataggaacactaagctgagaagcaggctctgtcccagtgaggacgttgatgtcaagaagaagaagaaaaagaagtgtTATACAAATTAGTAAATACATTTCCATATCGACTAGGACCTACCGTTGTTTAGCGTATCTGAGCCACAGAAGGTTTAATTTCAgtacatttttttacttttttatattttaaagtagacaaaaaattgagtcttttgcacagtgggtcaagatggagaaatcatggacaaaaatgttatgattttttaaaaaaaggttgatttttcaatatagtctaaataaactttttgaatgcttttcgacccagttttatgaaagtacgcaaaatttgcaacaaaaaaggtatatgagaaaattttgctaattgctaccgtttccgagatacagcgattttaaaattaaatttactgaaaattcacaacttttgattgtttttggatgtttttcgagttgataaaataaagaatatttttttctgaatgcattttatttcatgttcttatataatgatggagcgtccttttttgatacagatttcttactttttcataatgtttacaattttttactatcattacagtttgaaaattgcctaacttctattttatctacggaaactggaataaatgaatggtatttttgtattccctgaatagttattgctttcgaactttaagaaaacatcaggtatatttgtgtgagacaactgggcacgttactcctctactcataaagcttttgttttcgaatggaaacatttcattatcttaaatcgatataaatgcatttcacgtattgattgctttatattcgttattttcttatttttcaacttttaacattttgttccttattttcttgataatttaatatcaaaatatcacaatgttgaatgttgaagttgtgtttcgttaaaaaaaataaataaatcatttttacagggcacatttttttatttcgcctcaaaccatgaaaaattaccaaatcaatattttttcaaacattttagtcaaaaactatctgctctttcagacaatgaacaaatttctaggcttatgagcctcgaaaaacattcgaaaatgaccgaaaattgaaaattatatcataattttgtattaaaatcgctgtatctttaaaacggtaaaagttagtcTAATTTTCCcttgtaacttttttgttgtaaattgtgcatgctttcataaaatcgagttgaaaaacatttaaaaagtttattatgaccatttgcaaaaattcatctttttttaaaaaaccataacttttttgtccatgatttctccatcttgacccactgtgcaaaagacttcattttttgtctactttgacatataaaaaaatgaaaaaaaaaatcaaaaatacgatttttgagaaaattgatttttaagctttattttcgatatataaaaaattacaacatttttttttacagtgtatatttttttccagatagtcccaacaataacctaaaactttgcggaagacaccaatctgatcggacaaaccgttcctaagttatatttttttgaaaattattaaggatttttttcttaggcccttctcaaaagtaaggctagagtcaaaatggccaaccgatgatgcaaaaaggcatttttgggcgtaaagaaagcatgtgggggaagaggtggtaaaatgaacaccttaaggaaatcatcttatttctgatagaaaaacgagaaatttgtatagttctatcgcacaacatcaaaaatagggatgtaatatATAGCAACGACATGGATTcatactaaaatagctaaattttcacatattttcatcgctatcaaaaagcgatgcaaatgttcattttacctgcactatgtgggtaaaatgaacagcggttggtggtaaaatgaacaccacgcaaaaaacgtgagcaaaacaaatatttctgataattttcgttgccccaccgaaaatacatccattaatgattgtaacccattcaaagagaattctaaaggtctcagatttgacatcatatcataacgatattcacctcactgaaaaacctcaagtcttccgagctaaaagttacgtcagttctaatttccaAACgtggttttataaaattttagttttcgttgatattttcacttcaattgatctacgtatcaactcgaacactcagatttatgctctacatcgtccgtgcgtgataaaaaatcatcgaaatttgttttttctctgtaaaaggcacggtgttcattttaccaccacatcctctgcaaaatttcatccaaatcaaaaaatataaaaatgaaatttgggaaaaaagtcgtcattttctgtggaaccgctcagttgcagtatttatgactagaaacatgcttgatttgacaagtttcgcactgtacttttgaccacactgtgttgtacggtgggtgtcacggattgaaatacaatgctttgtagtagatgctactatggacatggtcacatatactgcactgctcagtgatttgtatcagattatagtaaacttaacagatttttgtgatcggttgaaaatcgttggtgcagtttttAATTCTAACATGGAATCGTTAGAttatacaataaaatttgtttgcgtttgTGGAACTACTTTGAGATTTCGTTTCAAggctcaatcatttttttttgtgttatatGGAATGTTATAGTTTTTTTCCGTGTACATCAATGTGTGCACAGCACACGACGATCCAACATCGAAAAACTATGATATTCAATCATCATGAAGCCGAatccattttgtttttctttgtcACCTTCTCGTATTCAACGCATTTTCAACCGCAAAAGTAAGAACTTGTTAAATAAATTCGATCTATAAGTGGTTTTTTACTGTTAACATGGGAAAAACACgtaaaaatattaaacaaaaaagtgaTGCTAAGAAAGCAAATATGGAAAACATGAAATTTATGGAAAGCTTGGTAAGAACttcaaatgcatttttatgcACTCATATTTAACTTATGTTTTACACTTTCTAAACAGCAACTAGTTGCCACACCGATCTCAAAAACAAAACCCAAAAAGAAATTGTGTACCAGCATTAATCCTCCGGTCAACTTACCATCGCCGGTCAAATCCGTTGTTCTGGAGCAAGGCATTGCAGATACCGTACCGACATCTGAGGCACAGATTTTCGAACTTGGAACGACTATTGCTGGGGACCTACCAGTCAAAACAATCACTGTCCCGACAGTTGAAACCGGTATGGACATTCCAGAGGTCCTAAGGGTTGACTCCAATGCACCCCCATTTCAGCCAACTTTTGCTGGACATGATGTCTCAATAATTAAAGTGGTGTTGGACTGCAATGAAGCTGCCAGCGAAGAATGCGTTGATTTTGAAGACAAACCGCTCGAAACCGCTCCAGATCTCAACGCTGTTCTCGTACTCCAGCATCGGGTGGCAATGCTTGAATCGGAAATTGGAGCACTTCGGCGAGATAACGCTAAACTACGATCGTTAAACATGCGGCTCCAGGAAACCCTTGTTGAGCGGCCAAATGGTACATCATTTACCGAAATCCCTGGATTTCCCGACGCAAAATGGTTGTTAAGCGTCTCGCAGAATGCTCAGGACAGCGATTATCTCTTTGTCAAGGAGTTAGTTGTTCGTCTATTTCCCCTTGGTGTAGGGAATGCCACTGTCTCTGGGCATCCATCGAACAACCCATTTGGACGAGGAATAAAGAATGGGCTTGAACCCGACGCTCGAACTAATGTTGGACGACTGGATCCAGTCAAAGTAACGTACATCAGAGGTAATTTAAGTCCATTTATCAATCATAGGAACttaaaaactataattttacaTTTGCAGACCGTCTCTATGAAAGAAGAACTATTCTTCAGGACGAATTGGGAGTAGCTATGCAGCGCTCTCGGAAGACTGCAAAGCACATCGCTGCCGTTATTAATAACAATCCATCTCTACGCACCTTGCGCCAAGAATAACCTGCCGGATCAGaaatcatttaaattttaatttgtttaccagTCTTTGGAAATACTGTTTTGTTAAATGTATTTCTGGAATTGTTTTAACCCGTATGACGTATGAATTTAGTTACGTTTTAGTTTGTTTTTGTCCGTTGAGTTGTTGATTTCCAATGTAGGTGgtttcttcaaataattttgaataaataaaaaaatgcgaaaaaaaaattaagttttgaATGAATGAGAAATTACCAAATATGGATAACTGaattaattaataaaataaataaataaacgaaCGGTGTGATATCAAATGTGAACATCAAATTATGATCTGCATGTGGCTTCCAAAACTATCAAATTTAGCTTTTAATTAGATATAGAATAGCTAAACGAGATGTTTTGACAACCGAAATGAATTGATCTTAGTGAGATATTATAATTACTCattatgatttttatttgatagtatgcatacatttttttgatattatttttgatcttttatctcttatgtcaaacAAATGAATAGCTGTTTCTGTTCTTCAGTTATTCACTTTCCAATAACTATATATGATGTTCGTGAGTTTTTTCCACCTGCTCGGGTATCGGTGTTTTTCGACTTAATTCCGACTTTCTCGTAGCGGTGTTGGTGTTGTAGTGGTAAGCGTGATTGCCTCTCATCCCAGTCGGTCGGGTACCAATTCTCGTCGACGCCGTCGGTATTTTCTGAGACATAAAATCCCTGATGACGTCCTGGCCCTGCTCATGTGCTTCAATCCTAGAGCCATCCGACGTGCGGCGTGCCATACGCCTTTCAACATCGCGCCGCCGTTTTTTTCCTCTCATGCCGATAGAACAAAATGTCATAAATGCCCAAATATTTCCTGTAGTTTTTTACTGGTGACAAGGAATTTTTTACAGATTTCcctaaaatttcttcatgagttcctccaggaattcgttTACGGATTCAATCGAGAATTGTTCTTAGGATGGTCTCTTGGGATTCATACTAcgtttttccaatgatttcttcagggattcatcCTCGAGTACTTACAAGAATATCTTCGTAAATACCTCCAGGGTTTCCCGCAAAAATCATTTTAGGAATTCAGGAAATATTCAGCTGGGTAGTTTTTGATTGCTGCAAGCATTTGCGCCTGAAATTCTACTAGGATTCccccaaaagttttttttttgtaaacgattcttatattaattatttgacaaatttctccagagattcttcttcCCTTTTTTCATACAGGGACTTATCCCTTAAAAGCCCGAGACGgactttgaattttaaaatgacCATAATTTGGAGACTAGTAGATCAATTAATTAATACCAAATTTGAAGTAAATGCGGTTAGTTGGTTTTCCAATTCTTGGTAACGGAAAAAACGTAGACAGGAGATGTGCACAGTTGGTTTCAAATGGATATCTCAACAACAAAATgaactagaaggttggtgtcttcggcaaagttattcagcagatcaaggactatctggtgatgaaaaatctgattgaaaattcatccgctagatggcactagtggcaaattttattcaatcatctgtatctcaagatccttattagctagaaggttgatgtcttcggcaaatctATTAGCAGTTCAAGGACTATCTGGCGCTGAAGAGTCTGATTGACGGTTTTCCCGCTTTTttcaattgtctgtatctcaagatacctaatacttatgacacacttgtggtatacgtaccattgtacaattatcttgaaatgggTTTCTATACTGATAATTGTCTTCATTCAAGAtagccttggaataattttcttgacagCTTGTACCATGGTATTTGTATCAGATGTCTGTCCAAGGTATAACAGTTacaaggttggtgtcttcggcaaagctatcCACCAGATTGATCTGGTGGTAGAGGGCCAGAACGAGAGTGTATTCACTAAAAAGCGTTAGTAGTAAATTTTCTTTCATTGTATCTTAAGAACCTTGAAAGCTAGAACGTTGGTGTACTTCAGAAGAGATGTTCAGCATATGGGGGACTATCTGATGGGGAAGAGTCTGTATTTTTCATCGCCAGATAGTCCTCaatctgctgaataactttgccgaagacaccaaccttctatctcatttggatgttgagatGTCTGTTTGATACCAATTTTGCACCACACTCCTGTCCACACTTTTTCCGTTACCAAGAAAATGGGAAGCAGGAGGGGGTTATGTTTCACCCAAGAattgtaagaccaactaaccgcatttacttcaaaatttatttgaaattaattgatctaCTTGTCTCCGAATTATggtcatttaaaaattcaaggtcCGTCTCGGGCTGTTAAGGTTCAATGAACTCCCTAAGGTATTCCGTAAAAAGTTTCGTCAACAATTCctaccttcaaaaattcttgcaATAATTTTTCCACAAGTTCTCCAAAGATTGTTTAATTCTTTAAAGTGTTTTCTACTTATATCTCCATAAATTAATCCAAGAACTTCTGCGTGGATTTCTTGAAATATTCATGCAAAACTTTTTCAGGATAACTTAAACTTGTTCAGATTTTTATGGCGATACAAATCCTCCTGAAATTTCTCTAGTAATCTCTTCAGAATGTTCTAAAATGATTTTtcgaggaatttctttagattcATTAAGTTCATCCATCAATTCAAGTTACAAATATTTACAATTACAGaagtatttcttcagaaatttaatcaattaataattcaagtattctttcagaaatgtttCCAGGGATCTCCGTTTTGAGTACCATTAAGTaatcgttaaaaaaaattccaagtaAAGTCCTTCAGGGAtcgttaatttttattttttttgtagaggTTGTTCCGTGAATATCCCCATAGATATGTTTGAGAATTACTCCgggaatttttcataaattcatttTAGAAAGTtgtcgatatttttttcaataattctaggATTAGgatatcttcagaatttcttccgtGATACATGCAGTAATTTCTCTGTACATATTTctaaattcaattgaaaaatatcacCTTTGCTACACCATGTAAAATTTACCTAAATGGATTAAAATACAATCGTTATGCATATTAAGTATTGCATTTCAATTCTTTCAAAAGTAACTGAAATAATTCTTTCATATATgtctctagaaaaaaatcttcgaacgagattttccaaaaacatttctagtgtcacgaaacgcgacgcgagaTTCATTCACGTTTCTTGTTGCAATTTATCAAGAATCACTCCGTGGATTCATCTAAAACTTTTCAGGGTTAAGTCTTGGAGGAGTCCATGTTTCAATGTATTCCTTCAAGGATACTACGCCAGGAATACTTCAAGAGCTTGCTCTATACctttctccagtgattcttccaaaacattttcTTGCAATGCAACCATAAGTTCCCTTTAGGTATGCCAATACTGGGTTGATCCCACGGCtccttcgaaaatatttccagaaatttcagtTTCCCAATAGTTCTggtatttcttcagggattaatCCACAGGTTCTTCCAGGAAGTTTGAGGAGATTTCTTCATGTATTCCTGTTGGGATTTTTTCAGTATCTTCTTGCATtgcacattggggaaatccgaacccaaaggtggaaaaaattgataactttcacaatagaaagataaaaaataagttttatagctcattcgaaaggaaattttctcaggaatcgattggtgatggtttcatgaatgtggggCCCGTTTTGCCCCGATTCCTTGAGAACAGTAATTGAGCTACAGTAATGATTTAGTAACTAACCTGATCCTGAGTAATTTgttgcaatcagaaaaaaaaacggctGATGGTTTCTTGATagattcatttttgatttttttatttgtttttttttgtttatgtgtaaaagatccccaaaatatcctatgttttatgatttaaatattgcatcagatacagaataaacaattcagtacataaaaaatttgattcggaaaaaaagttcaattaattacgaaagaaatcgtgtttaggggaattggggcaaaaatagccaaaaaactatatgctcccactatctcctattGATGAGGCTAACGGAAAttgatcatttagatcaatattgtttacccaaactatcgcacatcgtttggaaatgtttggaatttgtgatataagaaggtcaatttttcacaatattttgcatagagcataaataactatcaaacatattctaaaaattttaatacaacttatttctgcaagctatattcatgattatttgactattttaaaatgtatttcaataaaaaaacacgttgaaaaaatttaaaataaaaaattttcttcaaaattttttcaTTGTACATctggccccataatcccctaaatttccatctttccataacgttctctgtgaaacattgttgaatggactagaaatgatggatttcatgggaaataatctccacaataaaacagttttactcaaaacaacatgaaaatctaaaattttcaaggaatcggggcaaaacgggcaccatagcttatcccagaaTGGCCCCACATTtatgaaaccatcaccaatcgattcctgagaaaatttcctttcgaatgagctataaaacttattttttgtcTTTCTATTGTggaagttatcaattttttccaccttttggttcggatttccccaatgtgcaTTGTTCGCATAGTTTCAAATAAAGCATAGTTTCAACACTTCACATTGTAAATTGCAGCAATATTAAGGTTTTGGACACTGAAATGCGATTTAAGTTTTAACAGCGTGCAAAGGTCTTCCATAATAGAACGGAAAATATACTATGTAtatctttagatttgtgctctttaaGATTAAAGATGTATATTCTTTCCAACTTCGCCCTAACTACTCATCAGTATTTTTGCTACGatttttaaaaacacgttccgAACACTCATATAGACATGTATGGAGATCTCGTTGATAGGtacatttcattgaaatatgtcATTAAATTTCCAAGAAACGATAGTCatttacatttgaattttattgtGGTAATTTAGATTATAGGAGTTGCAACGATTCTGTAGTTAATAGTCGTAAAAGCTAGCTCAGATAGATTTATTTGCAATATCATCAATTTAACTAATAACTATTCATACTGTTCGAAGTTTTAATAAAGTTTTTCGGAATATGACACAGATTGAGCATATAGCATTATGGTTGCTATCAGCACACTGAATAGtgagtagggtagaagcacctgttttggccatacgccagttgtagccatagtggagtatacaccgttttacagaaccaatcagcatgaaaccttatATGTTGAGTAGATCTCACTAAAATGATAGAGTTACATTTATtgactcgtccaaattgattcagaacataagaaaaacaattcattttccttatgaCTGTCATTTCTTtattcctaatttggccagtgtactcctaatttggccactctaatgataaatcaatgtgattggccaattaAGGAACCAAAacttaaatctctggccgaaactgttTCTGgaggcctatattgaccaacgagattttcagtgcgaaaaaatggttttagctcagttccGGTATTCTacatacataatatggattgatagcttgcatttgacatatttgtacagtgatacctccatgagtcgatgttccattactcgatatcgactcatggaaccatattaaaaacaaaatttcatggttactatgatggtcccccaAACGGCTTTCCAAGGCATTTgtttccacgactcgatatttccatgagtcgatggtcccttgagatatcgactcatggaggtttgactgtagtaCAAATAGGGCTTCTCATATAAATTTTATTGACATtatctcttaggctggccaaaactggtgcttttaccctaactTAATTTTGtagagattatttttttttacaattttcggCTAAATCATGCTTCTTACAGGTTGGACTCAATTATCCGGAGTATTGATTTTCTTTCACTCCGAATAATTGAATcatccggataatcgaatcactagaagaaaaataaaatcagcgataaaagaacttaagtTCTTAtcttaaatattatatttattgtTGTTTAATTTATAAGATGCAGTAGCGTAGCCAGAATTTATTTCTGGGAACATGAGGGCTCttaagaagaaaacaaattttttgaccagcatacataAAAAACCCTTTTTCAATTCCCCTTTttcttacctacgtccaaaGCTGCTAAACCatttatattgtatattgcaatattaaattgtctcaaatttatgcacaaaaacaaaaacaagtatatcaaaaaaaaaaaacatactccggaaatttgagtctaaaattcctGATAATAGTGTCggtggataatcgagtctccggataattgagtccgacctgtatatgcATTTAATATCACTGTGGACCATAGGTATACGAAAtgcgaatcaaaacggtacctaaaAATAAGGCTAGAAAATTCACTACTGCTATTCTCCAATCAAGTTTTAGTGTGTCGTCTCACAGTATCCCAGATAACAAGATACTAGGTCTTGAAAAGAAAGTTCAAACACAATCAATAATGGAAACAGATATCAATCGTggaaatttcactaaaaaagaaaatatattcttttGCTTCCTCTCGATGAGTAAAATCgttcaactttactacatttatCATCTGCTCAAAAAAAAGAGTCTAAAGAGTTTACCATATTGTTGGTATCAAAAAATAACCTTTCGAATATGTAGAACGTACTTCTTTCGAACATGAGATTTTACTGACTACGTGTAACTTGGAAATAAAATTGAAGACTATCCGAATTTCAGAAGTACGAGCGGAATGCTAAGCATACCATCAAAATGCCTGAATCCCATATctataattgaaaatttatatgcTGTTACCAAATTCATCAGGAATCTAGGAAACTCCGAAATTATAGTAATCTAACTGGAATTTCAAGAATCTTAAGTTACAAATTTATGATGGTCAGGTTGATTGCCATATCTCCATAAAAGAAGATCCAGATTTCCAGCGCTTCATCCCTAAATTCGATCAGCACAGGTGTTTGTGCTTTACTACATTTCATTCATACCAGCCAGTGTGTCTACTTCATATTCACAAGTGCTttacatatttcaaaattcaaatttacccTCCGCCAAAATGCGTGAGCATCTAGCTTTCCTTATCAATCAACAATCTCCCACCGGGTTCTTCACCACCCGTCCGCTCCGCACCGATAAACCCAAAACACAGCCACTCgaagccagaaaaccagttttcagTTGCACTAGGTAAACTACGCGCGACTCCAATACTGACCTTGTAGTTTGGCCTTCAGTTCCTTGAGCGCCTCCGCAACGACTTCGGGCGTCTCGCGCAGCTCACGTGCTGCCTTCTCCTTAGACTTGACATCGGTAAACTCGTCGTTCTCCAGGCGGACGTAGTAGTCCTTGCCCAGGTCGATGTAGGGCACTTTGTTCTCATCGAACTTTAGCGTGGCCATCTGCGATCGGATGTTTGTGAAAATTAGACAAAACTTATTTCGGGCAACTTTCAGATT includes:
- the LOC110677163 gene encoding uncharacterized protein LOC110677163; the protein is MHFYALIFNLCFTLSKQQLVATPISKTKPKKKLCTSINPPVNLPSPVKSVVLEQGIADTVPTSEAQIFELGTTIAGDLPVKTITVPTVETGMDIPEVLRVDSNAPPFQPTFAGHDVSIIKVVLDCNEAASEECVDFEDKPLETAPDLNAVLVLQHRVAMLESEIGALRRDNAKLRSLNMRLQETLVERPNGTSFTEIPGFPDAKWLLSVSQNAQDSDYLFVKELVVRLFPLGVGNATVSGHPSNNPFGRGIKNGLEPDARTNVGRLDPVKVTYIRDRLYERRTILQDELGVAMQRSRKTAKHIAAVINNNPSLRTLRQE